The following are from one region of the Pocillopora verrucosa isolate sample1 chromosome 3, ASM3666991v2, whole genome shotgun sequence genome:
- the LOC131798855 gene encoding uncharacterized protein isoform X1, with product MTDSRFRRLLLCFMTIWTVALGQTGNYSVVRDHEGNEEFITVNKTGNISCVSAQPIPKSQAYCKPYRYKGSSGVCASIVKDRNVYGSSSHQRKMESSLYNFRMAKAYILSKGDISDRCLRTVDLVYCNHYFPKCDDTSSKILPVPVCREACDVMVQRHCKEEYRRAKEINKALQDSPALGLGWSFELLNCSEFPLRNGGSIPECHYPEELEEKNALEGDFSDRCFYGDGQLYRGNVSVTQSGYKCQSWTSQCPHRHHRTPEIFPELSDTGNACRNPGGQAPLGPWCYTTNSTVRWEYCNISTCAPEDATLSNWSPLTKCSVSCGNGWITRTRTCTRPRLGGKNCSSLGALVERQPCSLQNCSENVDNIEEVPVDKKTLGLNFTWIIILSTIGSVLFLVSIILVVTLVKKRTGRKPNNPNIQDEEEITPYATVRFSEVFPANATSNYYPIPGMYDNPLKALPPHPWIKTGSKAANKQEIRRSPYGNLDHLGRQAVNPLQYLFYQPRYENELADNTTRDVIYIRPGYDKLMSTTRKKRREIYRGEGTRLACEKADMSVYDSLIREINLKCKSRREDLTDSDEDDERNIRVIMEEPSGDERSPTCSTDEGENTRDSTDLSNNGYKVDLENGCIVNDWNTSEGENEEQNLTLTERNDNLSPRSQAALKMEDKRGLFQFYSASDPSQNTEQEQSAI from the exons ATGACCGATAGCCGATTCAGAAGGCTGCTGTTGTGTTTTATGACCATATGGACTGTGGCGTTAGGACAAACAGGCAACTATTCTGTCGTCAGAG ATCACGAAGGAAACGAAGAATTCATAACCGTGAATAAAACAGG CAATATCTCATGTGTTTCTGCTCAACCCATTCCTAAATCACAAGCCTACTGTAAGCCGTATCGTTACAAAGGAAGTAGTGGTGTTTGCGCGAGTATTGTCAAAGATCGCAATGTTTATGGCTCATCATCGCATCAAAGGAAGATGGAAAGTAGTCTGTATAACTTCAGAATGGCAAAGGCTTACATTCTTTCCAAAGGGGATATCTCTGATAGGTGCCTTCGCACTGTGGATCTGGTTTACTGCAACCACTACTTTCCAAAGTGTGATGACACGTCATCAAAGATTCTTCCAGTTCCAGTCTGTAGGGAGGCCTGCGATGTTATGGTACAGAGGCATTGCAAAGAAGAGTATCGTCGCGCTAAGGAAATTAACAAGGCTCTACAGGACTCCCCTGCACTCGGGCTTGGATGGAGTTTTGAATTGCTTAACTGCTCAGAGTTCCCTTTGAGAAACGGTGGTTCTATTCCAGAGTGTCATTATCCTGAGGAACTCGAAG AAAAAAACGCGTTGGAAGGAGACTTCAGTG ATAGGTGTTTCTATGGCGACGGTCAATTATACCGTGGAAATGTATCTGTGACACAGTCCGGTTACAAGTGCCAGTCGTGGACTTCCCAGTGTCCTCATCGGCACCACAGAACACCAGAAATTTTTCCCGAACTGAGTGACACCGGCAATGCATGCCGGAACCCCGGAGGACAGGCCCCTCTCGGTCCTTGGTGCTACACCACTAATTCTACAGTTCGTTGGGAATACTGCAATATCTCAACTTGTGCTCCAG AAGACGCAACACTGTCCAACTGGAGTCCTCTCACCAAGTGTTCAGTATCTTGCGGGAACGGCTGGATCACACGCACGCGCACTTGTACCAGACCACGCCTTGGCGGGAAAAATTGCTCCTCTCTCGGTGCACTCGTTGAACGGCAACCATGCAGCCTTCAAAATTGTTCCG AGAATGTCGATAATATCGAGGAAGTGCCAGTGGATAAAAAGACATTAG GGCTGAACTTTACGTGGATCATCATACTCTCAACCATTGGATCAGTCCTATTCTTGGTCAGCATAATTCTGGTCGTTACGTTGGTCAAGAAGCGTA cAGGTCGTAAGCCAAATAACCCTAACATCCAAGATGAAGAGGAGATAACTCCTTATGCAACAGTTCGCTTCAGTGAAGTTTTTCCAGCAAATGCGACAAGTAATTACTATCCCATTCCTGGTATGTATGACAATCCACTGAAAGCTTTGCCTCCTCACCCATGGATAAAAACAGGATCAAAAGCCGCTAATAAGCAAGAGATACGAAGATCGCCATACGGAAATCTCGACCACCTGGGGAGGCAAGCAGTCAATCCTCTCCAGTACCTCTTTTATCAGCCTCGTTATGAAAATGAATTAGCTGATAATACAACCCGAGATGTGATTTATATAAGGCCTGGGTACGACAAGTTGATGTCCACCACAAGGAAAAAGAGGCGGGAAATTTATAGAGGTGAGGGTACGCGCTTAGCATGCGAGAAAGCAGATATGTCTGTATATGATTCTCTCATCCGCGAAATCAACCTCAAGTGTAAAAGTCGGAGAGAAGATTTGACTGActcagatgaagatgatgaaagGAATATCCGTGTCATTATGGAAGAGCCCTCTGGCGACGAAAGGAGCCCAACTTGCTCAACAGATGAAGGTGAAAATACAAGAGACTCGACGGACTTATCTAACAATGGTTATAAGGTTGACCTCGAGAATGGTTGCATTGTAAATGACTGGAATACATCCGAGGGGGAAAATGAGGAACAAAATCTAACTTTAACGGAAAGAAATGATAATTTGTCACCGCGTTCCCAAGCTGCCTTAAAAATGGAAGATAAAAGAggtttatttcagttttatagCGCCAGTGATCCATCTCAGAACACTGAACAAGAACAATCGGCCATTTGA
- the LOC131798855 gene encoding uncharacterized protein isoform X2, with protein sequence MTDSRFRRLLLCFMTIWTVALGQTGNYSVVRDHEGNEEFITVNKTGNISCVSAQPIPKSQAYCKPYRYKGSSGVCASIVKDRNVYGSSSHQRKMESSLYNFRMAKAYILSKGDISDRCLRTVDLVYCNHYFPKCDDTSSKILPVPVCREACDVMVQRHCKEEYRRAKEINKALQDSPALGLGWSFELLNCSEFPLRNGGSIPECHYPEELEEKNALEGDFSDRCFYGDGQLYRGNVSVTQSGYKCQSWTSQCPHRHHRTPEIFPELSDTGNACRNPGGQAPLGPWCYTTNSTVRWEYCNISTCAPEDATLSNWSPLTKCSVSCGNGWITRTRTCTRPRLGGKNCSSLGALVERQPCSLQNCSENVDNIEEVPVDKKTLGLNFTWIIILSTIGSVLFLVSIILVVTLVKKRSRKPNNPNIQDEEEITPYATVRFSEVFPANATSNYYPIPGMYDNPLKALPPHPWIKTGSKAANKQEIRRSPYGNLDHLGRQAVNPLQYLFYQPRYENELADNTTRDVIYIRPGYDKLMSTTRKKRREIYRGEGTRLACEKADMSVYDSLIREINLKCKSRREDLTDSDEDDERNIRVIMEEPSGDERSPTCSTDEGENTRDSTDLSNNGYKVDLENGCIVNDWNTSEGENEEQNLTLTERNDNLSPRSQAALKMEDKRGLFQFYSASDPSQNTEQEQSAI encoded by the exons ATGACCGATAGCCGATTCAGAAGGCTGCTGTTGTGTTTTATGACCATATGGACTGTGGCGTTAGGACAAACAGGCAACTATTCTGTCGTCAGAG ATCACGAAGGAAACGAAGAATTCATAACCGTGAATAAAACAGG CAATATCTCATGTGTTTCTGCTCAACCCATTCCTAAATCACAAGCCTACTGTAAGCCGTATCGTTACAAAGGAAGTAGTGGTGTTTGCGCGAGTATTGTCAAAGATCGCAATGTTTATGGCTCATCATCGCATCAAAGGAAGATGGAAAGTAGTCTGTATAACTTCAGAATGGCAAAGGCTTACATTCTTTCCAAAGGGGATATCTCTGATAGGTGCCTTCGCACTGTGGATCTGGTTTACTGCAACCACTACTTTCCAAAGTGTGATGACACGTCATCAAAGATTCTTCCAGTTCCAGTCTGTAGGGAGGCCTGCGATGTTATGGTACAGAGGCATTGCAAAGAAGAGTATCGTCGCGCTAAGGAAATTAACAAGGCTCTACAGGACTCCCCTGCACTCGGGCTTGGATGGAGTTTTGAATTGCTTAACTGCTCAGAGTTCCCTTTGAGAAACGGTGGTTCTATTCCAGAGTGTCATTATCCTGAGGAACTCGAAG AAAAAAACGCGTTGGAAGGAGACTTCAGTG ATAGGTGTTTCTATGGCGACGGTCAATTATACCGTGGAAATGTATCTGTGACACAGTCCGGTTACAAGTGCCAGTCGTGGACTTCCCAGTGTCCTCATCGGCACCACAGAACACCAGAAATTTTTCCCGAACTGAGTGACACCGGCAATGCATGCCGGAACCCCGGAGGACAGGCCCCTCTCGGTCCTTGGTGCTACACCACTAATTCTACAGTTCGTTGGGAATACTGCAATATCTCAACTTGTGCTCCAG AAGACGCAACACTGTCCAACTGGAGTCCTCTCACCAAGTGTTCAGTATCTTGCGGGAACGGCTGGATCACACGCACGCGCACTTGTACCAGACCACGCCTTGGCGGGAAAAATTGCTCCTCTCTCGGTGCACTCGTTGAACGGCAACCATGCAGCCTTCAAAATTGTTCCG AGAATGTCGATAATATCGAGGAAGTGCCAGTGGATAAAAAGACATTAG GGCTGAACTTTACGTGGATCATCATACTCTCAACCATTGGATCAGTCCTATTCTTGGTCAGCATAATTCTGGTCGTTACGTTGGTCAAGAAGCGTA GTCGTAAGCCAAATAACCCTAACATCCAAGATGAAGAGGAGATAACTCCTTATGCAACAGTTCGCTTCAGTGAAGTTTTTCCAGCAAATGCGACAAGTAATTACTATCCCATTCCTGGTATGTATGACAATCCACTGAAAGCTTTGCCTCCTCACCCATGGATAAAAACAGGATCAAAAGCCGCTAATAAGCAAGAGATACGAAGATCGCCATACGGAAATCTCGACCACCTGGGGAGGCAAGCAGTCAATCCTCTCCAGTACCTCTTTTATCAGCCTCGTTATGAAAATGAATTAGCTGATAATACAACCCGAGATGTGATTTATATAAGGCCTGGGTACGACAAGTTGATGTCCACCACAAGGAAAAAGAGGCGGGAAATTTATAGAGGTGAGGGTACGCGCTTAGCATGCGAGAAAGCAGATATGTCTGTATATGATTCTCTCATCCGCGAAATCAACCTCAAGTGTAAAAGTCGGAGAGAAGATTTGACTGActcagatgaagatgatgaaagGAATATCCGTGTCATTATGGAAGAGCCCTCTGGCGACGAAAGGAGCCCAACTTGCTCAACAGATGAAGGTGAAAATACAAGAGACTCGACGGACTTATCTAACAATGGTTATAAGGTTGACCTCGAGAATGGTTGCATTGTAAATGACTGGAATACATCCGAGGGGGAAAATGAGGAACAAAATCTAACTTTAACGGAAAGAAATGATAATTTGTCACCGCGTTCCCAAGCTGCCTTAAAAATGGAAGATAAAAGAggtttatttcagttttatagCGCCAGTGATCCATCTCAGAACACTGAACAAGAACAATCGGCCATTTGA
- the LOC131798855 gene encoding uncharacterized protein isoform X3, translated as MESSLYNFRMAKAYILSKGDISDRCLRTVDLVYCNHYFPKCDDTSSKILPVPVCREACDVMVQRHCKEEYRRAKEINKALQDSPALGLGWSFELLNCSEFPLRNGGSIPECHYPEELEEKNALEGDFSDRCFYGDGQLYRGNVSVTQSGYKCQSWTSQCPHRHHRTPEIFPELSDTGNACRNPGGQAPLGPWCYTTNSTVRWEYCNISTCAPEDATLSNWSPLTKCSVSCGNGWITRTRTCTRPRLGGKNCSSLGALVERQPCSLQNCSENVDNIEEVPVDKKTLGLNFTWIIILSTIGSVLFLVSIILVVTLVKKRTGRKPNNPNIQDEEEITPYATVRFSEVFPANATSNYYPIPGMYDNPLKALPPHPWIKTGSKAANKQEIRRSPYGNLDHLGRQAVNPLQYLFYQPRYENELADNTTRDVIYIRPGYDKLMSTTRKKRREIYRGEGTRLACEKADMSVYDSLIREINLKCKSRREDLTDSDEDDERNIRVIMEEPSGDERSPTCSTDEGENTRDSTDLSNNGYKVDLENGCIVNDWNTSEGENEEQNLTLTERNDNLSPRSQAALKMEDKRGLFQFYSASDPSQNTEQEQSAI; from the exons ATGGAAAGTAGTCTGTATAACTTCAGAATGGCAAAGGCTTACATTCTTTCCAAAGGGGATATCTCTGATAGGTGCCTTCGCACTGTGGATCTGGTTTACTGCAACCACTACTTTCCAAAGTGTGATGACACGTCATCAAAGATTCTTCCAGTTCCAGTCTGTAGGGAGGCCTGCGATGTTATGGTACAGAGGCATTGCAAAGAAGAGTATCGTCGCGCTAAGGAAATTAACAAGGCTCTACAGGACTCCCCTGCACTCGGGCTTGGATGGAGTTTTGAATTGCTTAACTGCTCAGAGTTCCCTTTGAGAAACGGTGGTTCTATTCCAGAGTGTCATTATCCTGAGGAACTCGAAG AAAAAAACGCGTTGGAAGGAGACTTCAGTG ATAGGTGTTTCTATGGCGACGGTCAATTATACCGTGGAAATGTATCTGTGACACAGTCCGGTTACAAGTGCCAGTCGTGGACTTCCCAGTGTCCTCATCGGCACCACAGAACACCAGAAATTTTTCCCGAACTGAGTGACACCGGCAATGCATGCCGGAACCCCGGAGGACAGGCCCCTCTCGGTCCTTGGTGCTACACCACTAATTCTACAGTTCGTTGGGAATACTGCAATATCTCAACTTGTGCTCCAG AAGACGCAACACTGTCCAACTGGAGTCCTCTCACCAAGTGTTCAGTATCTTGCGGGAACGGCTGGATCACACGCACGCGCACTTGTACCAGACCACGCCTTGGCGGGAAAAATTGCTCCTCTCTCGGTGCACTCGTTGAACGGCAACCATGCAGCCTTCAAAATTGTTCCG AGAATGTCGATAATATCGAGGAAGTGCCAGTGGATAAAAAGACATTAG GGCTGAACTTTACGTGGATCATCATACTCTCAACCATTGGATCAGTCCTATTCTTGGTCAGCATAATTCTGGTCGTTACGTTGGTCAAGAAGCGTA cAGGTCGTAAGCCAAATAACCCTAACATCCAAGATGAAGAGGAGATAACTCCTTATGCAACAGTTCGCTTCAGTGAAGTTTTTCCAGCAAATGCGACAAGTAATTACTATCCCATTCCTGGTATGTATGACAATCCACTGAAAGCTTTGCCTCCTCACCCATGGATAAAAACAGGATCAAAAGCCGCTAATAAGCAAGAGATACGAAGATCGCCATACGGAAATCTCGACCACCTGGGGAGGCAAGCAGTCAATCCTCTCCAGTACCTCTTTTATCAGCCTCGTTATGAAAATGAATTAGCTGATAATACAACCCGAGATGTGATTTATATAAGGCCTGGGTACGACAAGTTGATGTCCACCACAAGGAAAAAGAGGCGGGAAATTTATAGAGGTGAGGGTACGCGCTTAGCATGCGAGAAAGCAGATATGTCTGTATATGATTCTCTCATCCGCGAAATCAACCTCAAGTGTAAAAGTCGGAGAGAAGATTTGACTGActcagatgaagatgatgaaagGAATATCCGTGTCATTATGGAAGAGCCCTCTGGCGACGAAAGGAGCCCAACTTGCTCAACAGATGAAGGTGAAAATACAAGAGACTCGACGGACTTATCTAACAATGGTTATAAGGTTGACCTCGAGAATGGTTGCATTGTAAATGACTGGAATACATCCGAGGGGGAAAATGAGGAACAAAATCTAACTTTAACGGAAAGAAATGATAATTTGTCACCGCGTTCCCAAGCTGCCTTAAAAATGGAAGATAAAAGAggtttatttcagttttatagCGCCAGTGATCCATCTCAGAACACTGAACAAGAACAATCGGCCATTTGA
- the LOC131799009 gene encoding tyrosine-protein kinase transmembrane receptor ROR2, whose product MRTEVCRSVVGDDLLFATPAEQEWRENLFVTYTIRSRVGQVPRMPESPSRLLTKFCWQLIVHMYCRFFLPKCDMTSSRPRAQPICRDACREFKNQCQREWTHAQRKFKSVSWAVQKLASGMERSSSLMWCRNLPRRRGPDIPECYYPKMLKEKKENPRPFTDTCFYDDGRTYNGSVSVTRSGHKCQSWNSQCPHRHHRTPENYPELNGAGNACRNPGGQAPHGPWCYTTNVTQRWEYCNVIKCETLKESKG is encoded by the exons ATGAGGACTGAGGTTTGCAGGTCGGTAGTGGGTGATGATCTGTTATTCGCTACACCGGCCGAGCAAGAATGGCGTGAGAATCTTTTCGTGACGTACACAATACGCTCACGAGTTGGACAAGTACCACGCATGCCCGAATCTCCGAGTCGACTGCTGACCAAGTTTTGTTGGCAGCTTATCGTACACATGTACTGCAGATTCTTTTTACCAAAATGTGACATGACGTCATCCAGACCTCGGGCTCAGCCTATTTGTAGAGATGCGTGCCGGGAATTTAAGAACCAGTGTCAGAGGGAATGGACTCACGCACAAAGGAAATTCAAGAGTGTGTCGTGGGCGGTGCAAAAACTTGCCTCTGGGATGGAGAGAAGTTCTTCGCTCATGTGGTGTAGGAACCTGCCCAGACGAAGAGGACCAGATATTCCAGAATGTTATTATCCTAAAATGTTGAAAG aaaagaaagaaaaccccCGACCGTTTACGG ACACTTGTTTCTATGATGACGGTCGGACATACAACGGCAGTGTGTCTGTAACACGGTCCGGTCACAAGTGCCAGTCCTGGAATTCCCAGTGTCCTCATCGGCACCACAGAACACCAGAAAATTATCCTGAACTGAATGGTGCTGGCAATGCATGTCGGAACCCTGGTGGTCAGGCCCCTCACGGTCCCTGGTGTTACACTACAAATGTAACGCAGAGATGGGAGTATTGCAATGTGATCAAGTGTGAAACACTAAAGGAAAGCAAAG GATga
- the LOC131798848 gene encoding nucleolar protein 9: MKKKNSKKQVKVTSTLDEQTSSYFKRVEDMINEDDFDDDESRKLFIENVFTQVENNEVKLSCDMIVSRTMEKLIVYLNDIQIRRVIQNIEDHFCQIAMDKFGSHVLQSLICAIPKAIRSERSKNREVENNIDDLKSAEELFLSLCDCFRENIGELVSHTYGSHVLRTAFEVLGGVKVADNVVRSRASRRSREKSYQSEEKRQSIKQSQVGNAFGTEAITHMETVAVPGSFLPVLEQLTNIIIKMELQKLALHPVSNPLLQTLLLVLHRKDQSLCMKLCKAVMSQIDMYNSKKGRIKGPREPKESDSEQAQKEQERSYRVPVLLSNEISSHLVEKILHVVTPELWQEIYDSYFNTHLVQLSCHPIANFIVQHLMASTTDKAQAKQMLAELLPYLEDLLANEHMGIVVRMAEVAVRFVIKQKTMLKALLQAFHCEEKEEQSSAVLLFLSLTTYDIFYGTKLNEKGESEEGVNTISEESPPEAKLESINFHGALLLKTLFDFQDPNKLVTSLLCLSLGELMTLATDSMGSYALEAFLKSRFVPSEKKHVLIEKFKGTFVRLACEKQGSHVVETCWRQAEVKYKEAITQELLISEQQLNGNFYGRIVLRNCGAQHFKRKDKTWHEKEQKAVRKRKFLEEILEEREHIEHTKKAKLVEDSKSRKFGREMAALGFTARGEDAVDSEEEDDVDDTKGFEKKPKKGLCASKKVETEKKKKNRLSDDTDKPTEFEFIDSAIKATKSLKKSKKEQKKKKQK; encoded by the exons atgaaaaagaaaaacagcaagaaGCAGGTCAAAGTAACATCCACTCTCGACGAGCAAACTTCCAGTTATTTCAAAAGGGTAGAAGATATGATAAATGAAGACgattttgatgatgatgagaGTCGAAAGCTATTTATAGAAAACGTGTTTACACAAGTTGAAAACAACGAGGTTAAACTTTCCTGTGATATGATAGTCAGCAGAACTATGGAGAAGCTAATCGTTTATTTGAACGATATCCAAATTCGCCGCGTAATACAAAACATTGAGGATCATTTCTGCCAAATCGCCATGGACAAATTCGGTAGCCATGTGCTCCAATCGCTCATTTGTGCTATTCCAAAAGCAATAAGGTCGGAGCGCAGTAAAAACAGAGAAGTTGAAAATAATATCGACGATTTGAAAAGTGCGGAGGAACTTTTCCTGAGTCTCTGTGATTGTTTTCGAGAGAATATAGGTGAACTTGTCAGCCATACTTACGGAAGCCATGTTCTCAGAACTGCCTTTGAGGTGCTGGGTGGTGTGAAAGTTGCGGATAATGTGGTACGTAGTCGAGCCTCACGGCGAAGTAgagaaaaaagttatcaatcGGAGGAGAAAAGACAGTCAATCAAGCAGAGTCAAG TGGGAAATGCCTTTGGAACAGAGGCCATCACACATATGGAGACAGTTGCAGTTCCAGGTAGCTTTCTACCTGTTCTTGAACAACTCACCAACATAATAATTAAAATGGAACTCCAAAAATTGGCTCTTCACCCAGTAAGTAATCCCCTCTTGCAGACATTACTACTGGTTCTACACAGGAAAGATCAGTCATTGTGTATGAAGTTATGCAAGGCGGTTATGTCTCAAATTGACATGTACAACAGTAAGAAAGGAAGGATCAAAGGACCCAGAGAACCTAAGGAAAGTGACAGTGAGCAGGCCCAAAAAGAGCAAGAAAG aagCTACAGGGTACCTGTTCTGCTTTCAAATGAGATCAGCAGTCACTTGGTTGAAAAGATTTTACATGTTGTTACACCTGAGCTTTGGCAAGAGATTTATGATTCTTACTTCAATACTCACTTGGTTCAGTTGTCCTGCCATCCTATTGCTAATTTTATTGTACAACATCTGATGGCAAGCACAACAGATAAAGCTCAG GCAAAGCAAATGTTAGCAGAGCTGCTACCATATCTGGAAGATCTTCTTGCTAATGAGCATATGGGTATTGTAGTAAGAATGGCTGAAGTTGCTGTGCGGTTTGTGATCAAGCAAAAAACAATGTTGAAAGCACTGCTGCAAGCATTTCACtgtgaagaaaaagaggaacaatCCAGTGctgttcttttgttcttgtCATTAACAACTTATGACATTTTCTATGGAacaaagttaaatgaaaaaggaGAAAGTGAAGAAGGTGTCAATACTATTTCG GAAGAATCTCCACCTGAAGCTAAGCTTGAATCCATTAACTTTCATGGAGCATTGTTACTGAAGacattatttgattttcaagacCCAAATAAGCTAGTAACAAGTCTGCTTTGTCTTTCCTTGGGGGAATTAATGACTCTTGCCACTGACTCAATGGGTTCTTATGCATTGGAAGCTTTCTTGAAGAGCAGATTTGTGCCATCAGAGAAGAAACATGTTCTAATTGAGAAGTTTAAG GGGACCTTTGTGAGACTTGCATGTGAAAAACAAGGTAGTCATGTTGTTGAAACTTGTTGGAGACAAGCAGAGGTGAAATATAAGGAAGCCATTACCCAAGAGCTGCTCATTAGTGAACAACAGCTCAATGGTAATTTCTATGGCAGAATTGTGCTCAGAAATTGTGGCGCCCAGCACTttaaaaggaaagacaaaaccTGGCACGAGAAGGAGCAAAAGGCagtaaggaaaagaaaatttttggaAGAGATTCTAGAGGAGAGAGAGCATATTGAGCATACCAAGAAAGCGAAGCTGGTGGAAGACAGCAAGTCCAGAAAGTTCGGCCGAGAAATGGCGGCACTGGGTTTCACAGCAAGAGGGGAAGATGCTGTTGATTCAGAGGAA GAAGATGACGTTGATGACACGAAAGGGTTCGAAAAGAAACCGAAAAAGGGTCTGTGTGCGAGCAAAAAGGTGGAGaccgagaaaaagaaaaagaaccgCCTTTCTGACGACACAGACAAGCCTACTGAGTTTGAATTCATTGATAGTGCTATCAAGGCCACAAAGTCTCTGAAGAAGTCGaaaaaagagcagaaaaagaagaaacaaaagtag